Proteins from one Dama dama isolate Ldn47 chromosome 12, ASM3311817v1, whole genome shotgun sequence genomic window:
- the LOC133067242 gene encoding transmembrane protein 258, producing the protein MELEAMSRYTSPVNPAVFPHLTVVLLAIGMFFTAWFFVYEVTSTKYTRDIYKELLISLVASLFMGFGVLFLLLWVGIYI; encoded by the coding sequence ATGGAACTTGAGGCCATGAGCAGATACACCAGCCCCGTGAACCCGGCTGTCTTTCCCCACCTGACCGTGGTGCTGCTGGCCATTGGCATGTTCTTCACCGCCTGGTTCTTCGTTTATGAGGTCACGTCCACCAAGTACACCCGGGACATCTACAAAGAGCTCCTCATCTCCCTGGTGGCCTCACTCTTCATGGGCTTTGGAGTCCTCTTCCTGCTGCTCTGGGTCGGCATCTACATATGA